In the Cylindrospermopsis raciborskii Cr2010 genome, AGAATTAAATTTTGCTGAGTCGAATCAGTCCGAAACTAAATCAGATGTTAACCCGGTCAATTATTGGCAAACATTAGTTTCCCGTGCTGTAGAGAAAGGGAAACAAAGTGTGCAACAATGGTTTAGTATTAATGATAGTCAAGTGGCAGAAATTTTGGCCACAGTTACTAGTCAATTACCCACTACAGAAGCTTTATTACTTGGGAAACCACAAACTGGTAAAAGTTCAATTGTTAGGGGTTTTACAGGTGTGTCTCCAGAGATTATTGGTCAGGGTTTTCGTCCCCACACTCAAAATACAGAAAGATATATCTATCCTAATAATGATTTACCATTAATTATCTTTACAGACACAGTAGGTTTGGGCGATACTGACAAAGATACAGAGGTTATTATTCAAGAGATAATTAAGGATTTAAATACTGGAACCAAGCGAGCAAGAGTTTTCATACTAACTGTAAAAATCAACGACTTTGCCACCGATACCCTACGAAATATTGCCCAAAAATTACGTCAGCAGTATACACATATTCCCTGTTTATTGGCAGTAACATGTTTACATGAAATCTATCCACCGGATATGAAAAATCACCCTGATTATCCACCAAATTTTGCAGAAATTAATCGAGCATTTGATGAAATTAAAGCTAACTTTTCCGGGTTATATGACCGAGCAACTCTGGTAGATTTTACCTTAGAGGAAGATGGTTATAGTCCAGTTTTTTATGGACTAGAAGCATTTCGAGATAGTTTAACCAGTCTTTTACCAGAAGCAGAAGCTAAGACAATTTATCAGTTGTTAGATGAACAAGCGGGAGATAAATTAGGCAATATTTATCGTGATACCGCTAGAAGATATATTTTACCTTTTTCCATTATGGCCACTACTTTAGCAGCAGTACCTTTACCCTTCACTACTATGCCAGTTTTAACAGCTTTACAAGTTTCCATGGTTGGACTTTTGGGCAAATTATATGGTCAAACTTTGACCCCTTCCCAAGCAGGTGGAATTGTTAGTACAATTACAGGTGGTTTTTTGGCTCAAGCTATAGGAAGAGAATTAATTAAATTTATCCCCGGTTTTGGCACTGTAATTGCAGCATCTTGGGCGGGTGCTTATACCTGGTCTTTGGGTGAAGCTGCTTGTGTTTATTTTGGAGATTTAATGGGTGGTAAAAAACCCGATCTACAAACAATTCAAAATGTCATGGAACAGACTTTTCAATCTAAAGAGAATACGCAAAAGGAGGAATGAGATGCTGTAATAGTTTGGGTGGCTATCCATTCCCAGATTCTCTTAGAGCTTGTAGAAGTAGGTCTGTTAAATTTAATTTTTTCCCCCATTCTCCAAGATAGTCAAAGTCGAGAAGTTCCTTTTGGAGTTTTAAGACACCTAAAATATCTCGCCACTGTTTTTGAGATTCGCTGTTAGCCATCCGAAACCAGAGCAGTTTTTGTAGGATTGTATCTTCCGGTGTACAGATATAGAAAGATTTAGTCCTATCCCCATCCGGAAGGTGTAGCACACGACGAGACATTTGAGAAAGGGAAAATTCATCCTCTTTCATCACAAAAATGTCAGCTTTTTCCGTGGTAGTTAAATGGATGACATTAAATGATAAAGTCTTTCCATTCACAGCTTCTTCCACAGCAGTATAGCTGATATAGAATTGATCTGTCATGGCCCTAATTAGTGGCTGAATTTGACTATTTTCAATGTTGGCGATTACATCCAAATCCTGGGTGAGTCTCACCTCCCCCTGGAGAGAACTAGCAACTGATCCTCCCACATAATAAATGATATCCAATGAACTCAAGATAGATGCTAACTCCAGTGCTAACCAAATTGGATCCTCTATCATTAAATCTCTCTCATATTTTAAACCCGATAATAAATTAGCCCACTTATCTCCTAAGCGTTTTCTAATATAGTATTCTCTTATTATTTCTTTTGAAGCATTAGGAAATTGGCTTTTAATTCCCGCTAATGCTAATATAGAACCGCGTTTTGTTATTCGTTTAAATAGAGATTCTTTTTCACCTGAACTCATGTTTCGCCAAAGTCTAAACTGTACTTGTTCAGCTGCGAACGAAGTATCCATAGACTGGGTTCGGTAGTTCACCGGTTTGCTTACTGTCATACTCAAATAATAGTTACCCGTTAGTACCCACAACAACGGTCAATCCCTAAACTATCCAATAACAGATCGCTAACTGCGTTGGCGATCGCAAATTCCCCATAAAAGCTTTTAGAAAAATCAAAAGACTGCATTTCGGTCACAATAGCAATCACCAAGGAACCCAAATCATTTTCCCCCTCCATACGTTGTCTAACAAAAATCTGGGCTGCGCGCTGGGCAATTTTCTGATTAACCACTTCCGGGAGGAATTCCGTATCCAACCACTGTAGAAGTCGTTTTTGTAACCATTCCCCCTCGATTTGGGGATTTTCTGCAGGTGGTAAAGTAATAGGAGAAATAGGTTGGTTCATTTGAATTCTGGTGTTTTTAAAAAACGATGAAACGTGATACTGATGATACTTATGATGTTAATATTATTATTCAAGGTTATGCTCAAGGATATTTTCTCATGGCCGATGAGTATAATCAACTTAGATGGTATAGAAGTAAGGAACACACCCTAATTCCCCTAGATGAAAGATTCCGCTATCCTAGGTCCTTACAAAGGGCTCTCAATCAACAGAGATTCACAGTCAAGATCAACCGGGATTTTATGGGAGTAGTTAGGGGGTGTGCCAATCGGGAAACTACCTGGATTTCCCCCCAACTGCAACAAATCTACTGGTTATTGTATCAAGCTGGTTATGCTTACAGTTTTGAAACCTGGCAAGGTGATCAATTAGCAGGGGGGATTCTAGGAATTGTCATCGGTGGTGCTTTTATTGGTGAGTCCATGTTTTATCACATCCCTGAAGGATCCAAAGTAGCCATGGTTAAACTAGTAGAAAGACTGCGGGAGAGGAAATTTCTTGTGTTTGACGCACAAATAATGAATCCCCACCTGGCCAGATTTGGTGCTTATTCCATTCACGTTGAGGAATATAACACCTTACTGGGTTTAGCCATTGCAGCACCCTGCGATTTTCCATAGACAGGGAGATTACTCGCCACCTCTATTTAATATTCGCTCGTGCGTCCTTGACCGCAGCAACAAACAACAAGACGGTCACAGGAATACTAATAGCCAAAATAATAGCAGTGGTTTGGAAACCAAAATTAGGTTGGCCATAACTGAGTTCAAATACCGAACCAACAGCAGCGATCGCTGTTATACAGGAACCACCTAAAAACAGGCCACTTTTGGGAGTTAAATACACAGCTAGATCACCTCGACTAATGGTTTAACAGCTTGATGAGAGAAACCATTTTTAGACAGTTCCTCCGTCAAACTGAGAGAATTTTCCACACGATCAACAAATACCACACCATTGAGGTGATCCATCTCGTGTAAAATACATCTTGCCAACAAATTATCAGCTTTTAGGGTCTGAGGACGGCCATATTCATCTTTATAGGCAATTTCTACAATTTTTGGGCGTTTGACCTCCAAAAAAACTTTGGGGATGCTTAAACACCCTTCTTGAGCAACACAAAGCTCACTACTAACTTGTTTAATTACAGGATTAATCAATACCAATGGGGGTATTTCCGGCTTATCAGGGTTACAGTCAATAACAACTAACTGTTTATTAACTCCCACCTGAGGTGCGGCCAAACCAATACCATCTTCGCTGTACATAGTTTGGAGCATATCTCGGATCAGTTGACGAAGTTCATCATCTATTTTAGTGATCCGTTTAGCAGGTTGACGGAGAACCCGGTCACCTAAGTAATGAAGTTTCAGGGGAGGTTTTGTTAACTTTTTCTTTTCGACAGTGATACCAGAGGACATAGTTAGATTAACGATTAGATGAACGACTAATGACTAATAAGTGCCTAATTAATTCTATCCTGATTTTCAGGGGAATTTTTCATCAAAGAAGTGAACTCTAGGCTCTAAAGTATGGCAAAATATCCTGGTCACCAATTTTGGATCTCCAAATGAAGTCTCAAATATCCCTATATGAGCAAGATTTTGCCCTATGGTCGGAAAGGATGGCCGACCTAATTGCTGCCAAACGTTTTGAAGATCTAGATATAGATAATCTGGTAGAGGAAATTAGAGACTTGTCTAAACGAGAGAGAGATAGATTATTGAGTAGTGTTCGTCTAATTCTCCATCACTTACTTAAATGGGACCACCAACCTGAAAAACGCTCTCGAAGTTGGCAAATTACCATTGAAAGGGAGAGAAAGAATCTTGATTTATATTTGGAGGATAGTCCTAGCCTAAAACGCTATTTTTGTCAAGAGTGGGTAAACAAAATGTATCCTACTGCCCGATTAGACGCAATGAAAGAGGCTGAAATAGATATGCCACAAGACTGTCCTTATTCCCTTCAAGACGTAGTTGAAAGAATACTGTAATAGAATTTACCCCCCGAATACTCCTGGTTTTGGGATATAATTCCTCCTGTTAACCTAGACCCAGCGAAATGCTAGGATTGGAACAGGAATTGCTTAGAATTTCCCAGGGACATCTGAACTTAATTGAGAACTGTCCCAGGAATTTCCAGCATACATGTTTAGTGCGATCGCATCGCCTCGTAGGTTAGCTTTAAACAACAAGTTAAAGTTAATTAACAACTATAATAAACCTCGATAACGAATAAAAATCAAAACTGCTGCCCAAGATCCCAACGCCACTTTCAGTGCAACAATAATATTTAATATGGGTAGGATCCCACCACTAAATAATTTCCCCAGTTCTCCATGAGGTAACTCAAATCCCGATAAGGTAACCACTGATAACACGATAAAAATCAAAACTGAAATCTTTTCCCATATAGCTGCACGATACCGCTGATAAATATCCTCCATCCATTGATAAGATGAAGTAATTGCCACTAAACCTATTGCTGTTCCACCTGCAACACCTGCAGCAAATCCCCCCCCAGGACTTAGATGTCCTCTAATTGCTAATTCTATACCCACTAATGCTGCAATGGTTGCTCCCAAACGAGCTAGGGTGATAGATGCTCTATCTTTGAACTGATAAATAGTACAAGATGGATTTTCACTGGCTAGTAAAAAATTACATCCTAAAATGGCAATTGTGAATACAATAACCTCAAAAATCGTATCGTAAAGGCGATTCCTAAAAATAATTCCCGACACTGCATTCACAACCCCACTTTCAGCAACTACTTTTTCCGTGATGGAAATACCCGCTGGAACTATATTGGACATGGTGTCTTTTATAGTTGACATTCCAGATAAGTTAGACGCCACATCGGAGAGGAATAACATTTTTAAAAACAATGCTATCCCAGCTAGAATATAAACTAATCTCATTTTCATGGGTGTTTTTCCTCCGGTACTAAAATATCAACATATTCTAAATTTTTTAACCCTGTATTTCTTGGCAGGATTTCACTCTCAATGATGTTATAAACACGGTGAACTCTAACTTCTGTTTGATAATTCTGGTTTTCAGTTTTTGTTGGCTCATCCCTAAATAAGGTGGGGAAACAGGTAGCATGAACCTCTTTAGAAATTAAGGCATTTCGGAGAGCTTGTTGATTGTTGTAGGTCAGAACTTCCAGTCTCATATAATGTTTACTGAAAACCCGGCGAAAATCCTCTATTAGTTTTTCAATCCCCCCATCTTGATTTTCTACTATTAATTCATTTTCCATTACCCCTAAACGTAAAACCAAAGAAGAACGTACTGCTATGGCATACAAAGTTACAGATAACATGGTACCCATTAATGCCTCTGTTAAAGCTACATCAGCCGCCCCTAAGACTGCATCTACCAAAGCGGCGATCGCACCTAAGACTCCGCGCAAAATTAATCCATGATAGGGGTTAACCTGGGTAACCAATAAACCCGCAGTTAGGGGTAACAAAGCAACAATTATATAGAGATAAGAATCATTCATTTTCCACCTCTGGGGTTATATCTTCCGTTGAGCAATGGGCAATTACATAACCCAACATAGTATTCCAAATCGCCAGGGAAATAATTGCCAAAAGTAGTAGTGGCCATTTACTGGGAATTATGAATAAAATGGCAAGTATGATCAGCATTGAACCCAGGGTATCAGCTACAGAAAGTCCATGCAATTTGAATAGTACTGATTTATCACTAACTAAATGGGAAGTTCCCCAAAACCAGAATAAAATCCCAATTGTCATCAAGATATAACTAATAAGATCCATCATTTAACCTCCTTATCACATGTGCTAATAACATAAATCCTGCATTTCCCAAACTTAAAATAATTGCCGCTACTACTCCAATCATCCAATCATCTCGCACAACAGAAATGACTAAAATTATGATTGATACTTTACTAGAAATACTACCTAGAGACAACATTAATTGCCAGGTATTATCTGTTTTCCATACCTCGTAAATGGGAATTAACAAACCAGCAATCATTGCTACTAAAACAATTTGTAAATACATAGTTATTTTTTACCTCCAGGTTTAATTTGATGGACTTCGTAAAATCCCCGTTCATTATGATTAAAAACAATAGTTTTAGGTGTGAACGTAATCAGAAATATATCCATGAATATCAGTAAATATGAATGTTTATTTTTCACATTTTCTCTGATAATTTCTTCCTGATAATGGGGAAACAAGATGATCTCAAACGCCTCTTTAAAACCTACAACAATGGCAACTAGTACCTGACCAAATACTCTTAACCATTCCGTAAATTTTGCCCTGGAACTGTAACCTCTAGGTAGTAAAAATGCAATAGCTACGCCAATTATAATATTAACGGTGCTAAAATCAGCTGTCAGCAAAAACCAAATTGTCAGTCTTAGTATTAAGTGCCCAATCATGATAATGCCATCCCAAATAAAAAGATTAAGGTTAAACTCATTACACCTACTAAATGTTCAAACTTCTCCAATGTATGTGGTAGATGAACAGCTAATTGTGGAGCTAACTTTTGCAGAATTAAATGATATATCAGCCAACCAATTACAGTAGTGACAATTGCTTTAAGTATATCCCCAAAATTGTAGGCTGGTAAATATACAATATTAGTAATGAATAAACCAGCAATTAACACAATTACTGCTATCCAAAACCCAGATTTTACATCTTGTTTAGTCCCTAGCTTATCATTGAACTTATGGGGAAGAAAAATGAATTTAGCAAAAAAAATCGCTGTGCCTAATGCTGCGACATTCATGGCGACAAACTGCCAAGATGTGAAGTTTCTCAAAGTCAAAACCTTGGCAGGAAACCCCGCCAATAAGGGAAATCCAGAAATCGATAAACTGGCAAGAACTAAGGGTATCCAAACCACAGTATTAATTGATTGAGATTGCAGCTCCTTAAAGTTACGTGTCGGTAAAGAACCAACAATTAAAAACAAGGATGATTTAACCATTCCATGGGTTAGTGCATAAAATCCTCCTACCTCTGGTGCAGCTAAAATAAATCCCAACTGGGATATAGTTGAGAAGGCTAACATCCGTTTTGTATCTTTTTCTAAAATCGCATAATATACACCCATTAAAGCTGTTCCTGCGCCAAAAATTACCACAATATGATAAATATTTTCGTCTATCGCAGCGCAACGTAATAGGGGTAAAAGGCTGGCCTTA is a window encoding:
- the aat gene encoding leucyl/phenylalanyl-tRNA--protein transferase: MKRDTDDTYDVNIIIQGYAQGYFLMADEYNQLRWYRSKEHTLIPLDERFRYPRSLQRALNQQRFTVKINRDFMGVVRGCANRETTWISPQLQQIYWLLYQAGYAYSFETWQGDQLAGGILGIVIGGAFIGESMFYHIPEGSKVAMVKLVERLRERKFLVFDAQIMNPHLARFGAYSIHVEEYNTLLGLAIAAPCDFP
- a CDS encoding DUF29 domain-containing protein is translated as MKSQISLYEQDFALWSERMADLIAAKRFEDLDIDNLVEEIRDLSKRERDRLLSSVRLILHHLLKWDHQPEKRSRSWQITIERERKNLDLYLEDSPSLKRYFCQEWVNKMYPTARLDAMKEAEIDMPQDCPYSLQDVVERIL
- a CDS encoding Na+/H+ antiporter subunit E; this translates as MIGHLILRLTIWFLLTADFSTVNIIIGVAIAFLLPRGYSSRAKFTEWLRVFGQVLVAIVVGFKEAFEIILFPHYQEEIIRENVKNKHSYLLIFMDIFLITFTPKTIVFNHNERGFYEVHQIKPGGKK
- the def gene encoding peptide deformylase; amino-acid sequence: MSSGITVEKKKLTKPPLKLHYLGDRVLRQPAKRITKIDDELRQLIRDMLQTMYSEDGIGLAAPQVGVNKQLVVIDCNPDKPEIPPLVLINPVIKQVSSELCVAQEGCLSIPKVFLEVKRPKIVEIAYKDEYGRPQTLKADNLLARCILHEMDHLNGVVFVDRVENSLSLTEELSKNGFSHQAVKPLVEVI
- a CDS encoding DUF4040 domain-containing protein, with translation MNDSYLYIIVALLPLTAGLLVTQVNPYHGLILRGVLGAIAALVDAVLGAADVALTEALMGTMLSVTLYAIAVRSSLVLRLGVMENELIVENQDGGIEKLIEDFRRVFSKHYMRLEVLTYNNQQALRNALISKEVHATCFPTLFRDEPTKTENQNYQTEVRVHRVYNIIESEILPRNTGLKNLEYVDILVPEEKHP
- a CDS encoding Na(+)/H(+) antiporter subunit B, translating into MRLVYILAGIALFLKMLFLSDVASNLSGMSTIKDTMSNIVPAGISITEKVVAESGVVNAVSGIIFRNRLYDTIFEVIVFTIAILGCNFLLASENPSCTIYQFKDRASITLARLGATIAALVGIELAIRGHLSPGGGFAAGVAGGTAIGLVAITSSYQWMEDIYQRYRAAIWEKISVLIFIVLSVVTLSGFELPHGELGKLFSGGILPILNIIVALKVALGSWAAVLIFIRYRGLL
- a CDS encoding monovalent cation/H(+) antiporter subunit G, whose product is MMDLISYILMTIGILFWFWGTSHLVSDKSVLFKLHGLSVADTLGSMLIILAILFIIPSKWPLLLLAIISLAIWNTMLGYVIAHCSTEDITPEVENE
- a CDS encoding YcjF family protein, producing MTASVRERYQSVGEVIKELNFAESNQSETKSDVNPVNYWQTLVSRAVEKGKQSVQQWFSINDSQVAEILATVTSQLPTTEALLLGKPQTGKSSIVRGFTGVSPEIIGQGFRPHTQNTERYIYPNNDLPLIIFTDTVGLGDTDKDTEVIIQEIIKDLNTGTKRARVFILTVKINDFATDTLRNIAQKLRQQYTHIPCLLAVTCLHEIYPPDMKNHPDYPPNFAEINRAFDEIKANFSGLYDRATLVDFTLEEDGYSPVFYGLEAFRDSLTSLLPEAEAKTIYQLLDEQAGDKLGNIYRDTARRYILPFSIMATTLAAVPLPFTTMPVLTALQVSMVGLLGKLYGQTLTPSQAGGIVSTITGGFLAQAIGRELIKFIPGFGTVIAASWAGAYTWSLGEAACVYFGDLMGGKKPDLQTIQNVMEQTFQSKENTQKEE
- a CDS encoding cation:proton antiporter, with translation MNTITTVWVGIPFFLGFMVFLVPRLNRHLAFLGTLASAVYGIGLLINKPQIQLNLLNSFGVTLVVDQLSGYFILTNAVVTIAVVLYCWKSDKNAFFYAQVLLVHGSLNAAFICADFISLYVALEVSGIAAFLLIAYSRSDRSIWVGLRYLFVSNISMLFYLMGAVLIYEKSLSFSFSALKNAPPEAIALILLGLLVKAGVFVSGLWLPVTHAESETPVSAILSGIVVKASLLPLLRCAAIDENIYHIVVIFGAGTALMGVYYAILEKDTKRMLAFSTISQLGFILAAPEVGGFYALTHGMVKSSLFLIVGSLPTRNFKELQSQSINTVVWIPLVLASLSISGFPLLAGFPAKVLTLRNFTSWQFVAMNVAALGTAIFFAKFIFLPHKFNDKLGTKQDVKSGFWIAVIVLIAGLFITNIVYLPAYNFGDILKAIVTTVIGWLIYHLILQKLAPQLAVHLPHTLEKFEHLVGVMSLTLIFLFGMALS